A genomic window from Flavobacteriales bacterium includes:
- a CDS encoding anhydro-N-acetylmuramic acid kinase — translation MSGTSLDGLDLCFVEFNFDGNWSFKISATECIEYDSEWRAKLGNAHTLAPVDLAELNIVFGKYIGQHVCAFLTKFHLADPDLICSHGHTVFHDPANRYTLQIGSGDEIANCTGNTTISDFRTLDVSLGGQGAPLVPMGDELLFSEFDMCLNLGGFSNISYRMGDTRRAFDICPVNIALNPLANVLGKPYDLAGELARSGNEDEQLLADLNQLPVYSQMNRPSLSREWLEQAFLPIIQRSEKSIETKLRTVVEHAAQQISSVINAHAAGGSVLVTGGGAKNTFLMERISALSNTNVVIPESEIIDFKEALIFAFLGVLKYHGEINVLKSVTGAERDSSSGHISLPTK, via the coding sequence ATGTCGGGCACATCACTCGATGGGCTTGATCTGTGTTTCGTTGAGTTCAATTTCGATGGAAATTGGAGTTTCAAGATCAGCGCAACCGAATGTATCGAGTATGATTCTGAATGGCGCGCTAAGCTCGGGAACGCACACACTCTTGCTCCTGTCGACCTCGCAGAACTGAATATTGTTTTCGGAAAGTACATCGGCCAACACGTTTGTGCCTTTTTGACGAAGTTCCATTTGGCTGATCCAGATCTTATTTGCTCGCATGGGCACACGGTTTTCCATGACCCTGCAAATAGGTACACATTGCAGATTGGAAGTGGAGATGAAATTGCCAATTGTACAGGAAACACAACGATTTCGGATTTCCGAACATTGGATGTTTCGTTGGGTGGGCAAGGCGCTCCATTGGTTCCGATGGGAGATGAGCTCTTATTTTCTGAATTTGACATGTGTTTGAATTTGGGTGGATTTTCAAATATCAGTTACAGGATGGGCGACACTAGGCGCGCTTTTGATATTTGCCCAGTGAACATTGCTTTGAATCCATTAGCCAATGTATTAGGAAAACCATACGACCTGGCTGGAGAACTTGCGAGATCTGGGAATGAGGATGAACAACTGTTGGCTGATCTGAATCAACTCCCAGTTTATTCTCAGATGAACCGACCTTCCTTATCGCGCGAGTGGTTGGAACAAGCGTTTTTACCGATCATTCAGCGTTCTGAAAAATCGATAGAGACTAAGTTGAGAACCGTTGTGGAACACGCTGCTCAGCAGATCAGTTCGGTTATAAATGCACATGCTGCTGGTGGAAGTGTTTTGGTGACGGGCGGAGGTGCAAAAAACACGTTCCTGATGGAACGGATCAGCGCACTTTCAAATACAAATGTTGTAATTCCTGAATCTGAAATAATTGACTTTAAAGAAGCACTGATCTTCGCATTTCTGGGCGTTTTGAAATACCATGGCGAAATCAATGTCTTGAAAAGTGTAACAGGAGCAGAACGAGATAGCAGCTCTGGCCACATCAGTTTGCCAACCAAATAA